A single window of uncultured Methanospirillum sp. DNA harbors:
- a CDS encoding type II toxin-antitoxin system MqsA family antitoxin: MDKLSGEKTMMPDQCSFCKGTLRKGTTEFMVRMGSEIIVIKDIPAFVCDQCNESYFTPESSRKIDRIIEEAKKGPICGTPLAAIEVSIQE; the protein is encoded by the coding sequence ATGGATAAATTATCGGGAGAGAAGACGATGATGCCTGATCAATGCTCTTTCTGTAAAGGAACACTGCGGAAGGGAACAACTGAATTTATGGTTCGTATGGGCTCAGAAATTATCGTGATCAAAGATATTCCTGCATTTGTCTGTGATCAGTGTAACGAGTCATACTTTACTCCTGAGTCATCACGAAAGATAGATAGAATTATTGAAGAGGCCAAAAAAGGTCCCATCTGTGGCACTCCCCTCGCTGCGATAGAAGTGAGTATCCAGGAATAA
- a CDS encoding bifunctional metallophosphatase/5'-nucleotidase has product MFCKIISNKKVIIYGCLVLIATIILLFCIVDSIFVNGVDKKEMISVKIIALNDFHGHLFDRQSLNGHPAGSAPVLSAALKDAINLSDTNHIFLALIGDTIGASPRQSTLLMDEPTVLFFNSVLNTNTSLISIPGNHEFDRGVNELMRIVNGGNGTDETPHLVDPYPGWKGDMICANVVWKDNQTPIFPPYIINMIDGIPVAWIGVVTTETPSLTLPQNIDGLEFLNETATVNHYVRILQKQGIHAFIVLLHEGGNQDPYEGQTRPRTDVSGPIGSIVAGMDSDVDVVLSGHKHGFTNAFLLNSGGKDTLLVQAYSYGMAYADVNLQIDTVSRDICNKSAEIIPVYPEPEERLESDANDLVQRVEKAVHHFNQEVIGFTSSDITRSPEGIYGSPLGRLVARSQQEAMGADLAFVTSGILPGSLHADLAAGNITRSDLEAILPPDAEMAKEYGGWYSRPRAASRELNGTQIQRILERQFETPAPEEDLSTSGIEYVCDLTRSPGDRVTGMWIDGKSVEKNKTYLAAMNYYIAYGRGNFTPGWEPGVNVTIGPGDIKALIGYIKKI; this is encoded by the coding sequence ATGTTCTGTAAGATCATCTCGAATAAAAAAGTGATAATTTATGGCTGCCTCGTTCTTATTGCAACGATTATCCTGCTCTTTTGTATTGTTGACTCTATCTTTGTAAATGGTGTTGACAAAAAAGAGATGATTTCGGTAAAAATAATTGCCTTGAACGATTTTCACGGCCATCTGTTTGATCGTCAGAGTCTCAATGGGCACCCTGCAGGAAGCGCTCCGGTTCTTTCAGCAGCTTTGAAAGATGCAATCAATCTCTCAGATACAAACCATATATTTCTCGCTCTGATTGGTGACACAATCGGTGCTTCTCCCAGGCAGTCAACTCTGCTCATGGATGAACCAACGGTTCTCTTCTTTAACTCGGTATTGAATACCAATACCTCACTTATTTCAATCCCTGGCAATCATGAATTCGACAGGGGAGTTAATGAACTTATGAGGATAGTGAACGGTGGTAATGGCACTGATGAAACTCCACATCTTGTCGATCCATATCCTGGATGGAAGGGGGATATGATCTGTGCAAATGTTGTCTGGAAAGATAATCAAACCCCAATATTTCCTCCATATATAATAAATATGATAGATGGTATTCCTGTTGCATGGATAGGGGTCGTTACAACCGAAACACCTTCATTGACTCTCCCTCAGAATATTGATGGCCTGGAGTTTCTCAACGAAACAGCGACTGTGAACCATTATGTTCGCATTCTTCAAAAACAGGGAATTCATGCATTCATTGTTCTCCTTCATGAGGGTGGCAATCAGGATCCCTATGAAGGCCAGACAAGACCCAGAACAGATGTATCCGGTCCGATAGGTTCCATTGTCGCAGGAATGGATTCTGATGTTGATGTGGTTTTGTCAGGTCATAAACATGGGTTTACCAATGCGTTTCTATTAAATTCCGGTGGAAAGGATACCCTGTTGGTTCAGGCATACTCGTATGGGATGGCGTATGCTGATGTTAATTTACAAATAGATACTGTCAGTCGTGACATCTGCAACAAGTCTGCAGAGATTATTCCGGTATATCCTGAACCCGAAGAACGACTGGAAAGCGATGCAAATGATCTGGTACAGAGAGTTGAGAAGGCGGTACATCACTTTAATCAGGAGGTTATTGGATTCACATCTTCTGATATCACCCGATCACCTGAAGGAATCTATGGATCACCGCTTGGTCGGCTTGTTGCCAGATCACAGCAGGAAGCAATGGGAGCAGATCTTGCTTTTGTAACATCAGGGATACTTCCCGGTTCACTTCATGCTGATCTGGCAGCAGGAAATATTACCCGTTCAGATCTTGAGGCAATCCTACCCCCGGATGCTGAAATGGCTAAAGAGTATGGGGGATGGTATAGTCGCCCGAGAGCTGCTTCCCGAGAATTAAATGGAACCCAGATCCAGAGAATACTTGAGCGACAGTTTGAAACTCCTGCTCCTGAAGAAGATCTATCAACATCAGGGATTGAATATGTGTGCGATCTGACCCGCTCACCTGGAGACCGGGTTACAGGAATGTGGATCGATGGAAAGTCCGTTGAGAAGAATAAGACGTATCTGGCAGCAATGAATTACTATATCGCGTATGGCAGAGGGAATTTCACACCTGGATGGGAACCGGGTGTGAATGTAACCATAGGACCGGGAGATATTAAGGCGTTGATAGGGTATATCAAAAAAATCTGA
- a CDS encoding nitrogenase component 1: MSLDPDGFIGVLLAIEGIADARAVMNGPTGCRGNPAYFSDRHFPRENSLNRRSFEEPFFFGQSRIPCTYLDSDDYIHGSTDKLQEILPLIAQKGDAFMAVVNSPGASLIGDDLNRFLVDAGLDHCCMAFEGAPYSLPLSEGFDQAMVEILKWLQLNRLTGGKNRVNLLGISLIQKYWQEHVAVLKRICSLMGLSVVAVPGGGCSVSDLRESTTASFNIVVHSEYCKKIAEFYESEFGIPTIYPHSGAPIGFSPTEQWIKEIAKVTGCDPTRALDAIKQDRIHAYHQIARYHHEAGYPKGTTVAIRADASFAYPLVSWVYEYLGMIPVSIECLDGSDPVMINYIHNFLSEYGLSSALEQSAADARADFFFGDGIIGKDLELSGRCRRSVEIYNRTTGEIEFTRKGFLGGDGVLYILEKIFDAIREFP; the protein is encoded by the coding sequence ATGAGCCTTGATCCAGACGGATTTATTGGAGTTCTTCTTGCCATAGAGGGGATAGCTGATGCCCGTGCAGTGATGAACGGGCCTACCGGGTGCAGGGGAAATCCCGCGTACTTCTCTGACCGCCATTTTCCTCGTGAGAATTCTCTGAATCGTCGTTCATTTGAGGAACCCTTCTTTTTCGGTCAGTCGCGGATTCCCTGTACATACCTAGACAGTGATGATTATATCCATGGATCTACGGATAAACTCCAAGAGATTCTTCCTCTTATCGCCCAGAAGGGTGATGCTTTCATGGCTGTGGTTAATTCACCTGGTGCTTCACTTATCGGAGATGATCTGAACCGGTTTCTTGTAGATGCAGGGCTGGACCACTGCTGTATGGCTTTTGAGGGTGCACCCTACTCTCTCCCGCTGTCTGAAGGATTTGATCAGGCGATGGTTGAGATTCTCAAATGGCTTCAACTCAACCGGCTTACTGGTGGAAAAAACAGGGTTAATCTGCTTGGTATTTCCTTAATTCAGAAGTACTGGCAGGAACATGTTGCAGTGTTAAAACGTATCTGTAGTCTGATGGGGCTTTCAGTGGTTGCAGTTCCTGGTGGTGGCTGCAGTGTTTCAGACTTACGGGAGTCCACTACAGCATCGTTCAATATTGTGGTACATTCAGAGTACTGTAAAAAAATCGCAGAGTTTTATGAGTCAGAGTTTGGAATCCCAACAATTTACCCTCATAGTGGCGCACCGATCGGGTTTAGCCCGACTGAACAATGGATCAAAGAAATTGCCAAGGTGACCGGTTGTGATCCAACTCGTGCATTAGATGCGATAAAGCAGGATCGGATCCATGCATATCACCAGATTGCCAGATATCACCATGAAGCCGGATATCCGAAAGGAACTACTGTTGCTATCCGGGCAGATGCCTCTTTTGCTTATCCACTCGTGTCATGGGTCTATGAATATCTTGGGATGATCCCTGTATCGATTGAATGTTTAGACGGGTCTGATCCCGTAATGATTAATTATATCCACAATTTTCTATCAGAATATGGGTTATCATCAGCACTTGAACAGTCTGCAGCAGATGCACGGGCAGACTTCTTCTTCGGAGATGGAATAATCGGAAAGGATCTGGAACTATCTGGCCGCTGCAGAAGATCAGTTGAGATCTATAACCGAACTACAGGAGAGATAGAGTTTACCAGAAAAGGGTTTCTTGGGGGAGATGGAGTGTTGTATATTCTGGAAAAGATCTTTGATGCTATCAGAGAGTTTCCATGA
- a CDS encoding DUF4258 domain-containing protein — MQYQDINDYIKSDSYLITSHARNRMAERGISTSQLEEAILFGEVIESYEDDHPCPSYLLLSTANNISLHIVIGMCRDHLRIVTCYYPDENEWINYRERRR; from the coding sequence TTGCAGTATCAGGATATTAATGACTACATCAAGTCAGATTCATATCTGATCACCAGCCATGCACGAAATAGAATGGCTGAACGTGGAATCTCAACTTCACAGTTAGAAGAAGCGATATTATTTGGAGAGGTGATTGAATCGTATGAAGACGATCATCCCTGCCCATCATATCTTCTCCTTTCAACAGCTAACAATATCTCACTGCATATCGTAATAGGAATGTGCAGAGATCATTTAAGAATAGTAACATGTTATTATCCGGATGAGAATGAATGGATAAATTATCGGGAGAGAAGACGATGA
- a CDS encoding ATP-binding cassette domain-containing protein, giving the protein MTAIETCDLTKEFGTLCAVDNLTFSADNEIFGLLGPNGSGKTTTVLMLTTLLTQTKGSASICGYDTLQEPDKVRGCLSYVPQDMAIDTNLTGRENMLIFAKLYGISNPKDRVDELLGVMELSDRADDLAKTYSGGMRRRLELAEALVHEPEVIFLDEPTLGLDVAARKIIWEHLHEMNKKGMTIFVTTHYMDEADRFCDRVGIISHGKIQAMGRPAELKSHLMKDVITVLIEGEYHQIDLQDPVFVGKSGNELSFTAENGRQALPVLADALSRAGNKVREMSIHEPSLDDVFLQSVGKQEESNGFEEWKYRLMLRRRS; this is encoded by the coding sequence ATGACTGCAATTGAGACCTGTGATCTGACAAAAGAGTTTGGAACACTCTGTGCCGTTGACAATCTTACCTTTTCGGCTGATAACGAGATATTTGGTCTGTTAGGGCCGAACGGGTCAGGGAAGACGACCACAGTTCTGATGCTCACTACACTTCTCACCCAGACTAAAGGAAGTGCATCCATCTGTGGGTACGATACCTTGCAAGAACCTGATAAGGTAAGAGGATGTCTCAGTTATGTTCCCCAGGATATGGCGATTGATACCAATCTGACCGGACGGGAGAACATGCTCATCTTCGCGAAGTTATATGGGATATCTAATCCCAAAGACCGCGTTGACGAACTTCTTGGCGTGATGGAACTCTCTGACAGAGCCGATGACCTGGCGAAGACCTACTCTGGAGGAATGCGTCGCAGGCTTGAACTTGCTGAGGCCCTCGTACATGAGCCGGAAGTGATATTTCTTGATGAACCTACACTCGGCCTTGATGTAGCTGCCCGCAAGATCATCTGGGAACATCTGCATGAGATGAACAAGAAAGGGATGACCATCTTTGTCACAACGCATTATATGGACGAGGCTGACAGGTTCTGTGACAGGGTTGGGATCATCAGTCATGGTAAAATTCAGGCAATGGGGAGACCTGCAGAACTAAAATCACATCTGATGAAGGATGTTATCACTGTCCTCATTGAAGGAGAGTATCATCAGATCGATCTTCAAGATCCTGTGTTTGTCGGCAAGTCTGGAAATGAATTGTCTTTCACTGCAGAAAATGGCCGTCAAGCCCTTCCGGTTCTCGCAGATGCCTTGAGCAGGGCTGGAAACAAAGTCAGAGAGATGTCTATTCATGAACCTTCTCTGGATGACGTATTTTTGCAATCTGTTGGAAAACAGGAGGAATCAAACGGGTTTGAAGAATGGAAGTACAGGTTAATGCTCAGGAGGCGATCATGA
- a CDS encoding type IV pilin N-terminal domain-containing protein, with product MKEGKEKKSESAVSPVVGVLLMLVVTIIIAAVVSGFAGGLTEKKGKTPQVSMDATFGLTDSMGSPALTIKHLSGDPINTKNVQLITTWTNQSGVANVAKSIQANYTGIDAEFYPAEGYTCKYDINSLNHYYKSSSSGKYYYWHEPCLVINGLYANAENGPSIWWGNFTMKAGDAIQVTGGFVEGKELIKNLPYITSKDEMEVKLIDTTTGGTIYDKTIPVRE from the coding sequence ATGAAGGAAGGAAAAGAAAAAAAGTCTGAATCAGCTGTATCTCCTGTCGTTGGTGTCTTGCTGATGCTTGTGGTTACAATCATTATTGCTGCAGTCGTTAGTGGTTTTGCTGGTGGATTAACAGAAAAGAAGGGAAAAACTCCACAGGTAAGCATGGATGCAACCTTTGGACTGACCGATAGTATGGGTTCTCCAGCTTTGACTATAAAACATTTGAGTGGTGATCCAATTAACACAAAAAATGTTCAACTTATTACAACATGGACAAACCAGTCAGGCGTAGCAAATGTTGCTAAGAGTATACAAGCAAATTACACGGGAATAGACGCTGAATTTTATCCAGCCGAAGGATATACCTGCAAATATGATATCAACTCGTTGAATCATTACTACAAAAGTTCCTCTTCTGGAAAATACTATTACTGGCATGAGCCATGTCTGGTTATTAATGGGTTATATGCTAATGCTGAAAATGGACCCAGTATCTGGTGGGGTAATTTCACTATGAAAGCAGGTGATGCAATCCAGGTTACAGGCGGTTTTGTTGAAGGAAAAGAATTGATTAAAAATTTGCCATATATAACTTCGAAGGATGAAATGGAAGTTAAACTTATTGACACAACGACAGGTGGAACAATATATGATAAGACGATTCCAGTAAGGGAGTAA
- a CDS encoding type IV pilin N-terminal domain-containing protein yields the protein MNTKLFKDSAVSPVIGVMLMLIVCIIIAAIVSGFAGSITGETKKAPQLSISAEARNFSYIMIKHDGGDSINWEDITVKTFIPSGMFKQMTYPVNVTEGTYLTTNKKIYASYTWAPSFSNGDAARFNWTDCFPADYYGVAGGACPSVGEPVDVQIFDKQSNKMITSKEVRIIP from the coding sequence ATGAATACAAAATTATTCAAGGATTCAGCGGTTTCTCCGGTTATTGGAGTTATGTTAATGCTCATCGTATGCATTATTATTGCTGCAATTGTAAGTGGATTTGCAGGCTCAATAACCGGTGAAACAAAGAAAGCCCCTCAATTATCCATAAGTGCAGAAGCCAGAAATTTCTCCTATATTATGATAAAACATGATGGAGGAGATTCAATTAATTGGGAGGACATTACAGTAAAGACATTTATTCCATCTGGAATGTTTAAACAGATGACATATCCTGTAAATGTCACAGAAGGAACATACTTAACCACCAACAAAAAAATTTATGCCAGTTACACTTGGGCTCCATCATTCAGCAATGGTGATGCAGCGAGATTCAACTGGACTGACTGTTTCCCTGCCGATTATTATGGAGTTGCAGGAGGAGCATGTCCATCAGTTGGAGAACCAGTAGATGTTCAGATCTTTGACAAACAATCAAATAAGATGATTACTTCAAAAGAAGTTAGAATTATTCCATAA
- a CDS encoding ABC transporter permease: MEVQVNAQEAIMRGVLTYMERDFIRWIRYRVGVVSTLILPAAWLLFVGLTLPVNFTGNYLDFITPGILVMTILTAGISSGSLLMFDKILGFLNKFLAMPVPRESILVSKILFITIRGILQTTIILILAVLIGASILSPMQYAMTYLILFLFGVFIAAFSTTIALYLNDHDSFAAFTAMVTMPLFFTSSALMPYDVMPAWLRMIARVNPLSYAIDAIRDLGTGVVPVIPITVLTFFAAVVMMIAGYMFRKVTV; the protein is encoded by the coding sequence ATGGAAGTACAGGTTAATGCTCAGGAGGCGATCATGAGAGGAGTTCTTACCTATATGGAACGGGACTTTATCAGATGGATCAGATATAGGGTTGGTGTGGTCTCAACTCTCATTCTTCCGGCTGCATGGCTTCTCTTTGTGGGTCTCACCCTTCCGGTGAACTTCACCGGTAATTACCTTGATTTTATCACTCCAGGCATCCTGGTGATGACAATTCTGACTGCCGGTATATCAAGCGGTTCACTTCTCATGTTTGATAAGATCCTGGGATTTTTGAACAAATTTTTAGCTATGCCTGTTCCACGTGAGAGTATCCTTGTCAGTAAGATTCTCTTCATTACCATCAGGGGAATTCTCCAGACAACCATCATCCTGATTCTTGCGGTCCTGATTGGAGCGTCTATCCTGAGCCCGATGCAGTATGCCATGACGTATCTTATCCTCTTTCTGTTCGGCGTCTTTATTGCAGCATTTTCTACAACCATTGCTCTCTATCTGAATGACCATGATTCATTCGCTGCGTTCACAGCCATGGTCACAATGCCATTGTTCTTCACCTCCAGTGCCCTGATGCCATACGATGTTATGCCAGCATGGCTCCGGATGATAGCTAGGGTTAACCCACTCAGTTATGCTATAGACGCTATCAGAGATCTTGGAACCGGAGTTGTTCCGGTTATTCCAATTACCGTACTGACATTTTTTGCAGCAGTAGTGATGATGATCGCAGGATATATGTTCAGGAAGGTGACGGTATAA
- the cobN gene encoding cobaltochelatase subunit CobN, translated as MKLFYISAGTGENPWILEACSTSTLDKTNLQVTQTTSEALDSEEKKFIQAIGEMRECQFLIISNHGSSTYFKKFDRLITTAKELKIPTFVCSSVPEEMKDFRSLFPFTDEEYDYIHAVIELGGIENTISLLLCICKCLGVSGIELPSIRYPPTEGFYHPSLPDNHDFKTHVTRLDPKKHTIGVLLHQFFYVRKNLHTVDVLIRAIEAEGMNVLPFFLVTSPNPITGAIGIRKIMDLYLIKDGRPIIDVLIINMSFSQISLSDPNDGTKTDPVYNFFNDLNVPLLQTITMYRPYDVWQNDEAGLSPMEISSGVIWPEFDGQIIAIPLGTTGELDGRKNMSIPIPGRPERIATMARRWAELRKTPPSERKVAILLYQYTGEMDALGDAGGLDTPKSVIDVLYRLKEEGYSVSEIPESGNDLINAMIAGLTNDTRYLSEEQMRDRAAALVSKDRYNEWFSKIPEKNQDKITADWGSIPGDVMTAEGDICIPGLLTGNIFIGIQPPRGLFEKVESLIHSNDMVMPHQYLAYYRWIRDDFGAHAIIHMGTHGTLEWLPGKGNALSEECYPDVVLEDMPHLYPYIMNDPGEGIQAKRRTWAVLLDHLVPAMMRAEGYGDLTDLDSILQEYLRAVRGGESQKADDLIREVARIVREQNLTNDLGLSEDASASEIAASAERIYDYLCEVRDVIIKDGLHIFGQPPVDDRFREMVYALTRLENGKIPSLRDGVAQSLSLTLQDLLDNPSRYNEQYNRMNGELLDLIDTRSQELIMVMDSCGYDREEVLSRIMEENGPINQTLEASVIGICDDVIPRVRQTTDEMTNLVRGLDAGYVPPGPCGDPTRGNVHLLPTGKNCYSIDPASIPTPAAWQTGKAMADQMMERYIEEKGEYPERVGIVVWATDTMRTGGDDIAYILWLMGLKPVWSDRGGAVTGLEVIPSKELGRPRIDVTLRISGLFRDSFPNLVYMIDEGVEIIASLDESDDLNYLSAHLKQDLVEKIKEGFSEEEARDQALIRIFGDPPGNHGCAVGEVVHASAWKDRGDLADVYTTWGAHAYGRNFKGEKCTELFKQQFSRLDATVKNRVSQEWDILDVDDDYIFLGGMNACVKAYGNKDPVSVIGEACDPKNVKTRLLDEEIRFIFRSRVLNPRWIEGLKQHGFRGVQEVTNTIDYMFGWDVTSDAVDDWEYQAAAGHFLFDEDNRQWIEENNPYALHSISGRLLEAHERGFWETDEETIRKLQEIYLESEEFFERAGEE; from the coding sequence ATGAAATTATTTTACATCAGTGCGGGTACAGGAGAAAATCCATGGATACTGGAGGCTTGTTCTACCAGTACATTAGATAAAACAAATCTTCAGGTCACCCAGACCACATCAGAAGCCCTCGATTCTGAAGAAAAAAAATTTATCCAAGCCATCGGGGAGATGAGAGAATGCCAGTTTCTCATTATCAGTAATCATGGAAGCTCCACGTACTTCAAAAAGTTTGACAGACTGATAACTACAGCAAAGGAACTGAAGATACCAACGTTTGTCTGTAGTTCAGTCCCTGAGGAGATGAAAGACTTCAGAAGTCTCTTTCCGTTCACTGATGAAGAGTATGACTACATCCATGCTGTAATCGAACTGGGCGGAATCGAGAATACCATCAGTCTGCTTCTCTGTATCTGCAAATGTCTGGGAGTTTCCGGGATTGAGCTTCCTTCAATCAGGTATCCACCAACAGAGGGTTTTTACCATCCTTCACTTCCAGATAACCATGATTTCAAGACCCATGTAACCAGGCTTGATCCAAAAAAGCATACTATCGGAGTTTTACTTCATCAGTTTTTTTATGTCAGAAAAAATCTCCATACAGTTGATGTTCTCATTCGTGCTATCGAAGCCGAAGGGATGAATGTACTTCCATTTTTCCTGGTAACTAGTCCCAATCCCATCACCGGTGCAATAGGGATACGAAAAATTATGGATTTATACCTGATCAAAGATGGAAGACCTATCATCGATGTTTTGATCATCAACATGTCATTCTCCCAGATCTCTCTATCTGATCCAAATGATGGCACAAAGACCGATCCTGTGTACAACTTTTTCAATGACCTGAATGTCCCGCTTCTGCAGACTATTACCATGTACCGACCCTATGATGTTTGGCAGAATGATGAGGCAGGTCTTTCTCCGATGGAGATCTCTTCAGGAGTTATCTGGCCTGAATTTGACGGACAGATCATCGCAATCCCACTTGGAACAACCGGAGAACTTGATGGCAGAAAAAATATGTCAATCCCGATACCCGGACGTCCTGAGAGGATTGCAACAATGGCAAGAAGATGGGCTGAACTTCGAAAAACACCCCCATCAGAGCGAAAAGTAGCCATTCTTCTGTATCAGTACACCGGGGAGATGGATGCCCTTGGGGATGCCGGAGGGCTGGATACACCCAAAAGTGTCATCGATGTTCTATACAGGCTCAAGGAAGAGGGGTATTCTGTCAGTGAGATACCTGAGAGCGGAAATGATCTGATCAACGCCATGATAGCCGGTCTTACAAACGATACCCGATACCTTTCTGAAGAGCAGATGAGGGATCGTGCAGCGGCTCTGGTATCAAAAGACCGTTATAATGAGTGGTTCTCAAAGATTCCTGAGAAGAACCAGGACAAAATAACGGCCGACTGGGGCTCTATACCTGGGGATGTCATGACTGCAGAAGGGGACATCTGCATTCCCGGTCTCTTAACTGGAAATATCTTTATTGGAATTCAGCCTCCTCGGGGATTATTCGAGAAAGTTGAGTCACTTATTCATTCAAATGACATGGTGATGCCTCATCAGTATCTCGCATATTATCGCTGGATACGAGATGACTTTGGTGCTCATGCTATCATTCACATGGGAACTCATGGAACTCTTGAGTGGCTTCCCGGTAAAGGCAATGCTCTTTCTGAAGAGTGTTACCCTGATGTAGTGCTCGAGGATATGCCTCATCTTTATCCCTATATCATGAACGATCCAGGAGAAGGAATTCAGGCCAAACGAAGGACATGGGCTGTTCTTCTCGATCACCTGGTACCTGCCATGATGCGGGCAGAGGGGTATGGAGATCTCACAGATCTTGATAGTATCCTTCAGGAATATCTCCGTGCGGTAAGAGGTGGCGAATCTCAGAAAGCAGATGATCTGATCAGGGAGGTAGCCAGAATTGTCCGAGAGCAGAACCTGACAAATGACCTTGGACTATCAGAAGATGCTTCTGCTTCGGAGATTGCTGCATCTGCCGAGCGTATTTATGATTATCTCTGCGAAGTCAGGGATGTAATCATAAAAGACGGGCTGCATATCTTTGGACAGCCCCCTGTTGACGATCGATTCAGAGAGATGGTGTACGCTCTGACCCGGCTGGAAAATGGAAAAATACCTTCTCTCCGGGACGGAGTTGCACAATCACTCTCTCTCACACTTCAGGATCTCCTTGACAATCCGTCCAGATACAATGAGCAATATAATCGCATGAATGGAGAACTCCTCGATCTTATCGATACACGCAGCCAGGAACTGATCATGGTGATGGATTCATGCGGATATGACCGGGAAGAAGTCTTATCCAGGATCATGGAGGAAAATGGACCCATAAACCAGACTCTTGAGGCATCAGTCATCGGGATCTGTGATGATGTCATACCCCGGGTCAGGCAGACAACCGATGAGATGACTAACCTCGTCCGTGGATTGGATGCAGGATATGTTCCACCGGGTCCCTGTGGTGATCCAACCCGTGGGAATGTCCACCTTCTGCCGACTGGGAAAAACTGTTACTCCATCGATCCTGCTTCAATCCCAACTCCTGCTGCATGGCAGACCGGAAAAGCTATGGCTGACCAGATGATGGAGAGGTACATCGAAGAAAAGGGGGAGTATCCAGAGCGGGTTGGAATCGTTGTTTGGGCTACCGATACCATGCGGACCGGTGGAGATGATATCGCATATATTCTCTGGCTGATGGGATTGAAACCGGTCTGGTCTGACAGAGGAGGAGCAGTAACCGGACTAGAGGTGATACCATCCAAGGAACTTGGTCGGCCACGTATCGATGTTACTCTGCGGATAAGTGGACTGTTTCGCGATTCATTTCCAAATCTCGTATACATGATCGATGAAGGTGTTGAGATCATCGCTTCTCTTGATGAATCTGATGATCTCAATTACCTATCAGCCCATCTGAAACAGGACCTTGTGGAAAAGATCAAAGAAGGATTTTCTGAAGAGGAGGCACGGGATCAAGCCTTAATCCGAATATTTGGTGATCCTCCCGGAAACCATGGTTGTGCAGTTGGAGAAGTGGTACATGCCTCTGCATGGAAGGATAGAGGGGATCTGGCAGATGTGTACACCACCTGGGGAGCTCATGCATATGGCAGAAATTTCAAAGGAGAGAAGTGCACCGAACTCTTCAAACAACAGTTCTCAAGACTTGACGCCACAGTAAAGAACCGGGTCTCCCAGGAGTGGGACATCCTTGACGTAGATGATGATTACATCTTCCTTGGCGGGATGAACGCCTGTGTAAAGGCGTATGGCAACAAGGATCCGGTATCAGTCATCGGAGAAGCATGTGATCCAAAGAATGTAAAAACACGTCTTCTGGATGAAGAGATCAGGTTTATCTTCAGAAGCCGTGTGCTCAACCCACGGTGGATAGAGGGGCTTAAGCAGCATGGATTTAGGGGAGTACAGGAAGTTACCAATACAATAGATTATATGTTCGGGTGGGATGTCACCTCTGATGCTGTTGATGACTGGGAATACCAGGCTGCAGCCGGACATTTCCTCTTTGACGAAGATAATCGTCAGTGGATAGAAGAGAATAATCCATACGCCCTGCACAGCATTTCAGGAAGGCTTCTTGAAGCTCATGAACGGGGATTCTGGGAGACAGACGAGGAGACTATCCGTAAACTCCAGGAGATATATCTGGAGTCAGAAGAATTCTTCGAACGAGCAGGGGAAGAATGA